The Cyanobium sp. Tous-M-B4 DNA window TCCCTGGCGTTCACCGCCACGGCCCTTTCCCCCGATTCACGGCGTAGTGGTCACGAACCACTGCTGGGCGGAGCTTTGGGTCAGAAGGCTGTCTGGGTTGACGAGGCTGTCTGCATTGGCTGTCGCTACTGCGCCCACGTGGCCGTCAACACCTTTGCGGTTGAACCCCACTGGGGCCGCTCCCGGGCGATTCGCCAAGACGGCGACTCCACCGAGCTGATACAGGAGGCGATCGATACCTGTCCCGTTGATTGCATCCATTGGGTTGCTTATGAGCAGTTGCCCGAGTTGCAGCAGCAGCTAGACGGCCAGGAAATTCTTCCCCTTGGTGTGCCTTCGCCGGTGCGGCTCAAGCGCACGTTGCCGCGCCCAGGGGCTGCTTAGCCGGCAGCCCCACGGCCCTGGGATAGGTGCGCGGGCAGGGGGCCAGCGGTTTAACCACCAGGGCGTGGCGGCTACCCCGGCCACTAGGTAATTCCCTGGCCAGGCATTGATCGATGCCAGCCTTCAGGGGGATAAGGGCGGCGTTGAGGTCCCGTTGGTCATCGGCTGACCACTGGCCGCGATAAAGCAGGGCTCGCCCCTGGGGTTGCAGCAGCGGCACCAGGTATTCGGCCACCACCGGCGCGCTGGCCACGGCCCGGGCCAGGGCCCAGTCGAACTGGCCCCGACAGGCCTGCTGCTGGCCGGTGCGCTCGATCCGTTCGCAGCGCAGCTGCACCCTCTCCCCAAGCCCTAGCGCTGCGGCCATGGCCTGCACCGCCTCCACCTTGCGCCCCACCGAATCCACCAGGGTCAACTGGGCCTGGGGAAAGGCGATCGCTAGCGCCAGGCCGGGGAAGCCACCGCCGGTGCCCACATCGATCAGCCGCAGCGGTGCCTGGGCTGCCCCCGATTGCAGTAGGGGCACCAGGGGCCAGAGGCTGTCAAACACCTGGGCTATCCAGAAGTCGTCGTCCTCCACCAGCCGGGTCAAGTTGAGCTTGCTGTTCCATTGGCGCAGCTGCTCCTGCAGGTCGCCCAGCGACTTTTCTTGGGCTGGGCTGGGCTGCCAGCCGAGCTCCTGCCAGAGGGCATTGCCGGTGAGGGTGCGAGCCATCCAGCTTGGCGACGGGTTTCTGATCTCTAGGATCCCGCAGACCGGATCGTTTTCCCGGTGCCCTGCCCTTGGCCAGCTCCCCACCCAGTTATTACTCGTTGCTCCAGGTGCAGCAGAGCGCCTCGTCCCAGGAGCTACGCCAAGCGTTCCGGGGGCTGAGCAAGCGCTACCACCCCGACACCACCGTGCTGCCGGCTGGGGAGGCTGC harbors:
- a CDS encoding ferredoxin; translated protein: MVDPSLAFTATALSPDSRRSGHEPLLGGALGQKAVWVDEAVCIGCRYCAHVAVNTFAVEPHWGRSRAIRQDGDSTELIQEAIDTCPVDCIHWVAYEQLPELQQQLDGQEILPLGVPSPVRLKRTLPRPGAA
- the rsmG gene encoding 16S rRNA (guanine(527)-N(7))-methyltransferase RsmG — its product is MARTLTGNALWQELGWQPSPAQEKSLGDLQEQLRQWNSKLNLTRLVEDDDFWIAQVFDSLWPLVPLLQSGAAQAPLRLIDVGTGGGFPGLALAIAFPQAQLTLVDSVGRKVEAVQAMAAALGLGERVQLRCERIERTGQQQACRGQFDWALARAVASAPVVAEYLVPLLQPQGRALLYRGQWSADDQRDLNAALIPLKAGIDQCLARELPSGRGSRHALVVKPLAPCPRTYPRAVGLPAKQPLGAATCA